A region of the Melospiza georgiana isolate bMelGeo1 chromosome Z, bMelGeo1.pri, whole genome shotgun sequence genome:
TTTCCAAGATGGCGGCGCCCACTTTTTCCCGCGCATTCCGGCAACAAGATGGCGGCGCCCACGTTTTCCCGCGCTTTCCGGCAACAAGATGGCGGCGCCCAGCGGCGACTTCCGGCAGCAACAAGATGGCGGCGCCCAGCTCGGCCTTTTCTTATCTCCTTTTGATAAGCGCTCAACGGGATTCCCGGTAGTTTTTTTTTGTAGCTTCCTGTAcgtttttttggttttttttttgtttcattaggAGCTAGTCggtgaaaaatataattttcacaAAAGATAATGTAGCTAAATTTGCTGAAATTCTGTAATTCAGAGTTATGGTTTTtgattaaaaaaggaaaaaaattccgCTCTGGGCTCTGTTGTTTCGTTGAGGTTTGGGGAGGGCGAGTTCGTGAGGGCCGGGGTCGGAGCTGCGGTTCcagggttttattttattttaattttaattttaatccaatttctgggatttttggggagattttttttatttttgttttttttttattttttggggatttttttggtggatttttttgctGGGAATCTTGAGGCGCCCGCGAGCGGCTCCCGcccccttttatttttctcctttttttttgtccatttttcctttttttccctcaaatttTCGCTGAAATTCCCCGGAACACCCAGAAGATGAAGCGAGGAAGGATTAAAAGGTAAAATTTCcaggtttttattaaaaaccccccaaaaatcgGAATTAATTCGACCactcccccttccccccccccttcccctcaGAGGCCTCTGAGGGCGCCGGCGAGCGGCTCCCGCCCCTTTTTTATTcccaatttttctcttttttttgtccatttttccttttttttccctcaaatttTCGCTAAAATTACCCGGAACACCCAGGAGATGAAGCGAGGAAGgattaaaaggcaaaaatttccaggtttttattaaaaaccctcaaaaatcGTAATTAATTCGACCACTCCCCCTTtacccccccccccttcccctcaGAGGCGCCCGCGAGCGGCTCCCGCCCTTTTTTATTcccaatttttctcttttttttgtccatttttccttttttttccctcaaatttTCGCTAAAATTGCCCGGAACACCCAGAAGATGAAGCGAGGAAGGATTTAAACGCAAAATTTCCAGGTTTTTATCggattttttctttgtttctccaAGGGTTTGGGGAGGGTTTTGTTCGCGTGAGGGGAGGGATCGAGCGGCGCGGCGCGAGGGGATAAAAGAgctaaaaattaataatttttatccCCAAAATTGCGATTtttaccccaaaattcccagttTTAATCCCTTAAACCTTAAATTTTTAACCCTAAAACTCCCGCATTttaaaccccaaaaattccggattttttcccctcacgATTCCCATGTTTTCCCCTTCCAAGACCCAAACTGACCGGGTTTTAACCcctaaaattcccatttttttccaaaaattcccaattttttcacccaaaattcccaatttttaaCTCCCAAACCTTAAGTTATTAACCCTAAAAggttttttaatgaattttttgggtttttttggcattttcagGTGGGCACAGAATGGAAATCTCCTGGATTtggctcctggtgctgctggcggGGACAAAGGGACAGCAAAAATCCAAAGGTGAGAGcccaaaaaattcccaaaaaatccccccaaattcccaaaaaaatcctaaaaaatgtaaaaaaaatgaaaaaaaaattgagaaaaaatgggaataaaatgggggaaaattgggaataaaattggagaaaattgagaaaaaatgggaataaaatgggaaaaaaatgaaaataaaatggggaaaattgaggaaaaaatgagagtaaaatggagaaaactggggggaaaattgagaataaaatgggaaaaaattgagaaaaaattgacaaaaaattaggaaaaaattgggaaaaaatccattaaaaatctaatttttgtCCGATTTTCGccaagttttttttaaatattaatttaatttttatattttttattttttttgcagaaTCTCAAGTTCCTGACCaacccagctccctccagctcCATCCTTTACCCTCAGGGATCTCCTTGAACTGGAGCCCCCCCCTGAACCCCAAAATTTTCATTcggggttttcttctttcttatgGCTTGGGCAGTCCCTATGCTCACACTGTGACCTTGGACAGCACCCAAAACTCCTACAAAATCCTTAATTTAGGTAagctttaattaatttattaattaaaaaaaccactaATTAATTCCACAATTTTCCCCcgtttttttctgatttttttccccatttttccccaatttttccccaattttttaaaaaattttattcaaattttccccattttattcttaatttttctctaaCTATTAACCAatatttcccccattttccttcagttttccccaaattttcagaaattttctcCAATtcttttcccactttttctccaattttccccttttttttccccatttttttccccatttttttccccatttttcccccattggCCGccattttgtgccaattttcccccaatttttccccaattttttcaaaacttttattcaaattttccccattttattctcAATTTTTCTCTAACTTTTAACCAatatttcccccattttccttcaatttcccccaaattttcagaaattttctccaaaatattttccactttttctctgttttttcccattttttcccccattttttccccattggcCGCCATTTTGTGCCgattttcccccaatttttccccaattttttcaaaacttttattcaaattttccccattttattctcAATTTTTCCCTAACTTTTTCCCAATATTTCCCCTATTTTCCTCCAATTTCCCCCAAAGTTTCAGAAATTTTCTCCaaaattttttccactttttctctgttttttcccattttttcccccattttttccccattggcCGCCATTTTGTGCCgattttcccccaattttcccccaattttttcaaaaattttattcaaattttccccattttattctcAATTTTTCTCTAACTTTTAACCAACattccccccattttcccccaattttccccaaagtttcagaaattttctccaatttttttccacactttttctccaattttccccatttttttccccatttttttccccattggcCGCCATTTTGTGCCgattttcccccaatttttccccaattttttcaaaacttttattcaaattttccccattttattcttaatttttctctaaCTATTAACCAatatttcccccattttccttcagttttccccaaattttcagaaattttctcccatttttttcctactttttctccatttttccccattttttccccattttattccaatttgtccccattttattccaattttcccccattttttcccccattttttccctttttttccccaatttttccccaatccAAACTCCCtttaattaacattttcattaattaaaaatttaattaattttcattttcagagccCAATTCCCATTACGTGGTTTCCCTCAAAGCTTTCAACAACGCCGGCCCGGGAATTCCCCTCTATGGGAGTGCAACCACCAAAGCTGCaggtaaaaaataaattaaaaattaatttaaaattaaatttttttgcaggaaaaatgagaaaaaaattgggaaaaatgagaaaaaaaatgggaaaaaaatgggaaaaaatcagattaaaatgggaataaaatggggagattttcctcattttttccccatttttcctcattttttcctattgaattccaattattttccccaatttttcccatttttcctcattttattccaatttttcccattttatttccatttttccccaatatttcccccattatttccccattttatttcagtttttccccaattatttccccattttattctgattttttccccattttttcacaatttttccccattttcttcctgattttttttccatttttccccatttttttctccatttttgtcccaattttccccatttttcccccaattcTCCCCCACTAAAAACCCttgaaaaatcccatttttttccccgaaattccaatttttttattaaaaaaattccaattttttattcaaaaattcccatttttttttccagccccGAGTTCTCCTCCCAAGGATCTCACGGTGATTTCCCGACAAGGAAAATTCCGGAACGCCGAGCTGAGCTGGCAACCCCCAGTGGAAGCAAACGGGAAAATTACAGgtaaaaaacacccaaaaactCAATTAAACgctaattaaaaattaattacaaagaattaaaaacatttatttaaaaattcctgcaaaaaattcccaaaaaatcaaaaaaaacctcaaaaaatcccctaaaaatCCTTCTCCCTCAGGGCTCAGCTGTCAATCACGCTGAAGCCCCGCCCCATTGTTGGGCTCAGCCAATCAGAACGCGCCTCCTTCTCCCTCATGGCTCACCTGTCAATCACGCTGAAGCCTTTGgctcagaaaaatcagaaaaatccccaaaaatcccccaaaaaatcccaaaaaattctCAAATAATCCCCCACCACTCCTGACTAAATCCCCATTAAAACTTAATTAAAAGCTCGTTAaattaattaacaaaaaaattaatttctcaccTTTGTCTGCTGTAATATCAACAGGCTCTGCcaggggatgggctgggaaaggctccCAAATTGGGGCCAAAAATGGccctaaaaaaatccccaaaaaatcccaaaaaatttCCAAATCATCCTGAATCCACCCTTAATAAAACCTAATTAAAAGCTAATTAAAAgctaattaaattaattaacaaaaaaattgtttttcaacTTTGACTGATCTAATATCAACAGGCTCTGGCAGGGAatgggctgggaaaggctccCAAAATGGGGCCAAAAATGGCCcgaaaaaatcccaaaaaattctCAAATAATCCTGAATCCATCCTTAATAAAACCTAATTAAAAGCTAATTAAAagttcattaaaataattaacaaaataattaatttctcgCCTTTGGCTGCTCTAATATCAtcaggctctgccagggcatgggctgggaaaggctccCAAAATGGGGCCAAAAATggcccaaaaaatcccaaaaaattctCAAATAATCCTGAATCCATCCTTAATAAAACCTAATTAAAAGCTAATTAAAAGCtcatttaattaattaacaaaaaaattaatttctcgCCTTTGATTGCTCTAATATCAacaggctctgccagggcatgggctgggaaaggctccCAAAATGGGGCCAAAAATGgccccaaaaaaatccctaaaaaatcccaaaaaattcccaaataatCCTGAATCCATCCTTAATAAAACCTAATTAAAAGCTAATTAAAAgctcattaaaataattaacaaaaaaattaatttctcaccTTTAGGAGAATGGTAAGGGAGAGGTTCTGTCAGGGATCCCGGTCCTTTGGAATTCCTGGCCTGGACTTTCAAAATGCCACCAAAAATGACCTAAAAagtcccaaaaaaatcccccaaaaaatcccaaaaaatcccaaaaaatcccccaaaaatcccaaaaatttattttataatgattaattattaattggaattaattttaattttttttttaggttataCAATCTTTTATTCCCCGAGAAAAAACGCTCCAATCTCGGAATGGATCCCTCAGGCTGTGGGAGCCGAGCGCctttcccagcccatccctgaggCCTTGCTGGACTCCGGATCCTTCTTCAGAATCCAGGCCAGGAATTCCAAAGGACCGGGCCCCCTCTCCGAATCCATCTATTACCGTTCTCCTAAAGGTAAGAAATtcgtttttttttcttaattaatttaatgaaGTGTTAATTAGGTTTTAATGGGGATTGATTGGGGATGGATTCAGGattatttgggaatttttttggattttttgggggttttttctggCCATTTTTGGCCCCATTTAGGGAGCCCAACCCCTCGCAAAAGCCTGTTGATATTAGAGCAGCCAAAgttgagaaattaatttttttgttaattaattTAATGAGCTTTTAATTAGTTCGTAATTAGGTTTTATTAAGGATGGATTCAGGATTATTTGagaattttttgggattttttggggatttttttgggccATTTTTTGCCTCATTTAGGGAGCCCATCCCCTGCCCGAGCCTGTTGATATTAGAGCAACCAAAgttgagaaattaattttttgttaattagttTAATGAGCTTTTAATTAGCTTTTAATGAGGTTTTATTAAGGATGGATTCAGGATTATTTGagaattttttgggattttttagggatttttttgggcCATTTTTGGCCCCATTTTGGGAGACTTTCCCAGCCCATTCCCTGGCAGAGCCTTTTGATATTAGTGcaaccaaagggaaaaaataatttttttgttaattattttaatgagcTTTTAATTAGGTTTTAATTAGGTTTTATTAAGGATGGATTCAGGATTATTTGagaattttttgggattttttggggatttttttggggcCATTTTTGGCCCCATTTTGggagcctttcccagcccatgccctggcagagcctgtTGATATTAGATCAGTCAAAGgtgacaaattaattttttcatttattaatttaatcaGCTTTTAATTAGCTTTTAATTAGGTTTTATTAAGGATGGATTCAGGattatttgggaattttttgggattttttggggtttttttggggccATTTTTGGCCCCAATTTGGGAGccattcccagcccatcccctggcacagcctgttGATATTAGAGCAGACAAAGGcgagaaattaatttttttgttaattaacTTAATGAGCTTTTAATTAGGTTTTAATTAGGTTTTATTAAGGATGGATTCAGGATTATTTGAgagttttttggggattttttggggatttttttgggccATTTTTGGCCCCATTTTGGGAGACTTTCCCAGCCCATTCCCTGGCAGAGCCTGTTGATAATAGAGCAGCCAAATgtgacaaattaattttttttgttaattacCTTAATGAGCATTTAATTAGCTTTTAATTAGGTTTTATTAAGGATGGATTCAGGaatatttgggaattttttgggatttttttgggaattttttggggCCATTTTTGGCCCCATTTTGggagcctttcccagcccatcccctgGCAGAGCCTGATGATATTAGAGCAACCAAAgttgagaaattaatttttttgttaattagttTAATGAGCTTTTAATTAGCTTTTAATTAGGTTTTATTAAGGATGGATTCAGGAatatttgggaatttttggggattttttggggctttttttgggCCATTTTTGGCCCCATTTTGggagcctttcccagcccatgccctggcagagcctgtTGATATAAGATCAATCAAaggtgaaaaattaatttttttgttaattatttaaattagattttaatgAGCTTTTAATTAGGTTTTATTAAGGATGGATTCAGGATTATTTGAgaattttttggggatttttttgggacCATTTTTGGCGCCATTTTGggagcctttcccagcccatTCCCTGCCAGAGCCTGTTGATATTAGATCAGTCAAaggtgaaaaataatttttttgttaattaattTAATGAACTTTTAATTAGCTTTTAATTAGGTTTTATTAAGGATGGATTCAGGattatttgggaattttttgggatttttaagggatttttttggggcCATTTTTGGCCCCATTTTGggagcctttcccagcccatcccctgGCAGAGCCTTTTGATATTAGTgcaaccaaaaggaaaaaataatttttttgttaattattttaatgaactTTTAATTAGCTTTTAATTAGGTTTTATTAATGATGGATTCAGGattatttgggaattttttgggattttttggggattttttttgggattttttggtggatttttcagagactttttggggatttttctgaTTGTGTGAGCCAAACAAGGGGCGGGGCTTCAGCGTGATTGACAGGGGAGCCATGAGGGAGAAGGAGGCGCGTTCTGATTGGCTGAGGCAAACAAGGGGCGGGGCTTCAGCGTGATTGACAGGGGAGCCTTGAGGGAGAAGGAGTTGCGTTCTGATTGGCTGAGGCAAACAAGGGGCGGGGCTTCAGCGTGATTGACAGGTGAGCTGTGAGGGAGAAGGatttttaggggattttttgatatttttttggattttttgggaattttttgcaggaattttttaataaatgctttcaattctttttaattaatgtttaattaatttttaattgaatttttgggtgtttttttacCTGTAATTTTCCAGTTTGCTTCCTCGGGAAATCACCGTGAGATCCTTGGGAGGAGAACTCGGGGCcggaaaaaaaaatgggaatttttaaattaaaaattggaattttttattaaaaaaattgcaatttcggggaaaaaaatgggaattttcaggggttttttagtggggaaaaaatgggggaaaattttgggggatttttctgcatttttaatgtgatttttttccatttttaatgggattttcgCGGGGATTTTTTGCCAAATTAGCATTTTTATCAATTTTTATtgtaatttaattaatatttttattttttttaaatttttagagGTTCCCATcggtgaaaaaaacccaaattccaACCCTGGGGTTTTGCTGTTGATTCTGGGAATTTCTGGAGGCGTCTCTGCGGTGGCGGCGGCCGTGGGAGCCTGGATCTGCTCCAAGAAAcaccaggagaggaaaaaaaagtgagaaattgcaaaaatttggggaatttggggaaaaaaaacctccaaaaattgacaaaaattcgcccccccaaaaaaaaccaaaaaaatcccaaaaaatcctaaataaattcccaaaaaattctaaaaaattctaaaaaaattccataaaaattcgaaaaaaaatcaaaaaaaaatcctccaaaaattcccacaaaaaaatccaaaaaaaatttcctaaaaatcttaaaaaaattcccaaaaacttccccaaaaaatctccaaaaaattcccaaaaaatccgaaaaatattcccaaaaaataaattgaatttttcccaaaaataaattgtattttcccccaatttttccttaaaataaattgaattttttccccaatttttcccatatttttccccaatttttgcccaatttttcctca
Encoded here:
- the DCC gene encoding netrin receptor DCC isoform X1, translating into MEISWIWLLVLLAGTKGQQKSKESQVPDQPSSLQLHPLPSGISLNWSPPLNPKIFIRGFLLSYGLGSPYAHTVTLDSTQNSYKILNLEPNSHYVVSLKAFNNAGPGIPLYGSATTKAAAPSSPPKDLTVISRQGKFRNAELSWQPPVEANGKITGYTIFYSPRKNAPISEWIPQAVGAERLSQPIPEALLDSGSFFRIQARNSKGPGPLSESIYYRSPKEVPIGEKNPNSNPGVLLLILGISGGVSAVAAAVGAWICSKKHQERKKKNQGKRTLSQTEPRPPDLWIHHEEMELKNVEKTSENSKAMAPNPQEIQNEPKNSEMEPGNPNIPQPVPEPEHSGIGRRGKLNAAVVSGIPVPNPEPPFPHLPLRPLPFPSLPNKILGESEAGNPEEIPSRIIPTACVRPTHPLRSFGNSFPPKISYNSILHQAPFKPPLPTAPEASEDLKNSFNVYEQDELSEQMASLEGLMKQLNAITGSAF
- the DCC gene encoding netrin receptor DCC isoform X2, which gives rise to MEISWIWLLVLLAGTKGQQKSKESQVPDQPSSLQLHPLPSGISLNWSPPLNPKIFIRGFLLSYGLGSPYAHTVTLDSTQNSYKILNLAPSSPPKDLTVISRQGKFRNAELSWQPPVEANGKITGYTIFYSPRKNAPISEWIPQAVGAERLSQPIPEALLDSGSFFRIQARNSKGPGPLSESIYYRSPKEVPIGEKNPNSNPGVLLLILGISGGVSAVAAAVGAWICSKKHQERKKKNQGKRTLSQTEPRPPDLWIHHEEMELKNVEKTSENSKAMAPNPQEIQNEPKNSEMEPGNPNIPQPVPEPEHSGIGRRGKLNAAVVSGIPVPNPEPPFPHLPLRPLPFPSLPNKILGESEAGNPEEIPSRIIPTACVRPTHPLRSFGNSFPPKISYNSILHQAPFKPPLPTAPEASEDLKNSFNVYEQDELSEQMASLEGLMKQLNAITGSAF